The segment GGGTCTATGCCGAGGTCGTGGGCTTCCGCGACGGCGCCAGCCTGCTGATGCCCTATGGCGAGATGCGCGGCGTGCGCCCCGGCACCCTGATTCGCAACACTTCCACCCCGCCACTGTTGCCTGTGGGCAACCAATTTCTGGGCCGTTGCGTGGACGCCTTCGGTGTCCCCTTTGACAACAACCCTCCCCCGATCCCCGATCAATATTATCCGCTCTACGCCAATCCCCTGAACCCGCTGGAACGCCCCCGCATCACGGAACCGCTGGATGTGGGCGTGCGCAGCATCAATGGCCTGCTCACCCTGGGCAAGGGCCAGCGCGTGGGTATCATGGCCGGTTCAGGCGTGGGTAAATCCACACTCATGGGCATGATGGCCCGCTACACCAAGGCCGACGTCAACGTCATTGCGCTGGTGGGCGAGCGTGGTCGAGAGGTGCTGGAATTCATCGAAAAGGATCTGGGGCCAGAGGGCATGGCCCGCTCGGTGGTGATCTGTGCCACCTCGGACCACGGGCCGCTGGTGCGCATGCGCGCGGCCTATGCGGCCTCGACCATGGCCGAATATTTCCGCGATCAGGGCAAGGACGTACTGCTCATGATGGACTCGGTCACGCGTTACGCCATGGCCTCTCGCGAGGTCGGTCTGGCTGCGGGCGAACCGCCCACCACGCGTGGCTACACTCCCTCCGTTTTCGCCCAGCTGCCCAAGCTGCTGGAGCGCGCAGGCCGCAGCACCAAGGGCACCATCACCGGCATCTATACCGTGCTGGTGGACGGTGACGATTTCAACGAGCCCATCGCCGATGCGGTGCGCTCCATTCTGGACGGACACATCGTGCTGACCCGTGACCTTGCCGACCAGGGCCACTACCCGGCCATCGATGTACTCAAGTCCATCAGCCGGCTGCGTTCGGACGTGACCCCGCCCGAGGCTTTGGCCCCGGGGCAGACCTTTATCCGCCATCTGGCCACCTATGCCCGGGTGGAAGACATGGTCAACATTGGAGCCTACAACAAGGGTTCCAACCCCGAGATCGATCAGGCCATCAAGATGCACAATCCTCAGAAAAAATACTTGCAGCAGTCCGTGGAAGTTGGCAGCGATCTGAACGACAGCTATCAGTCGTTGATGAACCTCATCGCCCCGAAGCCACCGCCCAAAAATGGACAGAAAAAATAACTGCCTCTAGAAAAACCAATCTATGAAGCCGCCGTCAGGCGGCTTTTTTTGCGAAAAATTTTTGAGAATTTTCAATAATCAGCTGTATCTGGCGGGAGGCGGCCAAGTGCGATACAAAAACTGGATGAATCATCCCCAAGGGTATCGCGCACTTTCACCCCGAGCATCGGAAACGGCCATGACAGAAACAGAACTGATATCCCTGAGCATTGCGGCTGACACAGAGTATTTCCCCACCGTCAATTTCGCGGCCAAACAGTGCGCCACGAAACTCGGCTTTGCCCCACGCGATGCCGACCGCATCTGCCTGGCCCTGGAAGAGGCCATGGCCAATGCCATCAAGTATGGCTATGGCGGTACGAACGACCGGCTGCATATCTCTCTGACCCGCGCCAGCATGGGCATCAAGATCATCCTTCGGTCCCGCGGCCTGACCCTGGACCAGAAGCATCTGCCCCAATACGATCCCGCCCTGGCCCATGACGCGCAGGATACCACCGGCCTGAGCTTTCACTTGATCCAAAAGCTTGTGGACACGGTGTCGCGCGCTGTGCGCGATGATGGGCAGATCACAGTGACCATGCTCAAGCAACTGCCTCTCCCCCGCCCGGTCGAAAGCGAGGTGCAACAGAATGGCAAGGCACCCCGCGCGCCCAAGCAGGAAGTTACGCACTCCATCCGCCGCGCAAGTCCCGAGGACGCCGAAGCCATCTCGCGCCTTGCCTTGCGCTCGCACGGTACGGTGATGTTCAGCGAACAGATCTACTACCCCGAACGCGTGCGGGAGATGATCGAGTCCGGGGAGATGACCTCGGCCCTTGTGGTGACGGATGCGGGGGTAGTCATGGGCCACGGCGCACTGGTGGCGCAGGAGCCCGGCGGCTGCATCGAGGAACTGACCTATGGCGTGGTGGATTCGCGCTTTCGCAGCCAGGGCTGCGCCTCGAAGCTGGCCGAATTTCTGATGGACGAGGCTACTGAGCGCGGCGTGTACGCGCTACAGGCCTTTGCCGTGACCAGCCATGTCCATTCGCAACGCGCCATCGAACATCTGGAGTACAAGGAATGCGCTCTGCTGCTGGCGGCCAGCCCGCCGGCGCGTCATTGGGACGATAACCAGGGCGGTGAGCCGGGGCGCATCGGCAACCTGGTCTATGTCAAATTTCTGCAACCGCCCAAGCCGCTGGAACTGTATGTGCCGCCTCGGCACCGGGAGATGGTCGCACGGCTCTATGCAAACATGGATGCACCCTTCCAGTTTGTGGACGCGGGGCAA is part of the Desulfovibrio ferrophilus genome and harbors:
- a CDS encoding FliI/YscN family ATPase, producing the protein MTYGKVCKVVGLIAEGEGIKAPLGAVCELLPYGRSKEGVYAEVVGFRDGASLLMPYGEMRGVRPGTLIRNTSTPPLLPVGNQFLGRCVDAFGVPFDNNPPPIPDQYYPLYANPLNPLERPRITEPLDVGVRSINGLLTLGKGQRVGIMAGSGVGKSTLMGMMARYTKADVNVIALVGERGREVLEFIEKDLGPEGMARSVVICATSDHGPLVRMRAAYAASTMAEYFRDQGKDVLLMMDSVTRYAMASREVGLAAGEPPTTRGYTPSVFAQLPKLLERAGRSTKGTITGIYTVLVDGDDFNEPIADAVRSILDGHIVLTRDLADQGHYPAIDVLKSISRLRSDVTPPEALAPGQTFIRHLATYARVEDMVNIGAYNKGSNPEIDQAIKMHNPQKKYLQQSVEVGSDLNDSYQSLMNLIAPKPPPKNGQKK
- a CDS encoding GNAT family N-acetyltransferase, yielding MTETELISLSIAADTEYFPTVNFAAKQCATKLGFAPRDADRICLALEEAMANAIKYGYGGTNDRLHISLTRASMGIKIILRSRGLTLDQKHLPQYDPALAHDAQDTTGLSFHLIQKLVDTVSRAVRDDGQITVTMLKQLPLPRPVESEVQQNGKAPRAPKQEVTHSIRRASPEDAEAISRLALRSHGTVMFSEQIYYPERVREMIESGEMTSALVVTDAGVVMGHGALVAQEPGGCIEELTYGVVDSRFRSQGCASKLAEFLMDEATERGVYALQAFAVTSHVHSQRAIEHLEYKECALLLAASPPARHWDDNQGGEPGRIGNLVYVKFLQPPKPLELYVPPRHREMVARLYANMDAPFQFVDAGQGPAPTGPAQLFTLANFAEGWSLIGIQSYGADTATQVRKELDNALSANISSIQLMLPLHDPATATLCTEFEAMGFFFAGVGTGPDRSENLILQYLNGVDAGYDSVHVHSDMAKELVEYVRSCDEGKE